Below is a genomic region from Amycolatopsis sp. 195334CR.
CCCGCTCGGCCCGCACCGCGCCGGTCAGGTCGACCAGGCAGTAGGCCAGGTAGTCCACGCCGATCTCCACGCCGAGCCCGTGCGGACCCGCGGGGGACAGGGAGACCACGGTTCCGCGTCGGCCCGGCCCGTCGCGCTGCTCGGGGGCGCCCTCGGCGACCAGTCCGGCGGCGATCAGCGCGTCCACCACGCTGGACACCGTCGCCTTGGTCAGACCGGTGGCCGCGGCCAGTCCCGCGCGGGAAACCCCGGGGCCGTCGGCGATCGCGCGCAGCACGAGCGCGGAGTTGTGCTGGCGCACGGTGTGCTGTCCGGCGGGCCCGATCATCGGGCGATTGTATTCGTTCGATGGCTGAACGAAAGCCTTGACCCGGCCGAGCCCACGCGGATAAGTTCAGGCATCAAACTTATTCATGGAGGCGTGATGACGCAGGCACCGACGCGCGAGGACAAGTTCAGCTTCGGGCTGTGGACGGTGGGCTGGCCGGCGAACGACATGTTCGGCCCGGCCAGCCGGGCGCCGCTGGACGCGGTGGAGGCCGTGCACCGCCTGTCCGACCTCGGGGCCTGGGGCATCACCTTCCACGACGACGACCTGATCCCGTTCGGCTCGGCCGACGACGAGCGCGACCGGCGGATCAAGCGGTTCCAGGCGGCGCTGGCCGAGACCGGCATGGTGGTTCCCACGGTCACCACCAACCTGTTCAGCCACCCCGTCTTCAAGGACGGCGCGCTGACCAGCAACGACCGCTCGGTCCGGCGGTTCGCGCTGCGCAAGGTCATGCGCAACATGGAGCTGGCCGCCGAGCTGGGGGCGTCCACCTACGTGCTCTGGGGCGGCCGCGAAGGCTCCGAGACCGAAGCCGCCAAGGACGTCAAGGCGGCGATGGACCGGTACCGCGAAGGCGTGGATTTCCTCGCGCAGTACGTGCTCGACCAGAACCTCGGCCTGCGGCTGGCGCTCGAGCCGAAGCCGAACGAGCCGCGGGGTGACATCCTGCTGCCCACCATCGGCCACGCGCTGGCGTTCATCTCCACCCTGCAGAACCACGAGATCGTCGGCGTCAACCCGGAGGTCGGCCACGAGCAGATGGCCGGGCTGAACGTGGTGCACGGCTTCGGGCAGGCGCTGTGGCAGGGCAAGCTGTTCCACATCGACCTCAACGGCCAGCGCGGCCCCCGGTTCGACCAGGACCTGGTCTTCGGCCACGGTGACGTGCTGCCCTCGTTCTTCCTGGTCGACCTGCTCGAACACGGCGGCTACGACGGCCCCCGCCACTTCGACTACAAGCCGCTGCGCACGGAGAACATGGACGGGGTGTGGGAGAGCGCCGCGGCGAACATGCGCAGCTACCTCATCTTCGCCGAGCGTTCGCGTGCCTTCCGCGCCGATCCCGAGGTGCAGGAGGCGCTGGCCGCCTCGCTGGTGCCGGAGCTGGCCGTGCCCACGCTGAACGATGGCGAAACCGCCGCCGACCTGCTCGCCGACCGGTCATCCTTCGAGGACTTCGACGCGGACAAGGCGGCCGAGCGGAACTACGGCTTCGTCCGGCTCGCCCAGCTCGCGCTCGACCATCTCACCGGAGCGCGCTGACCGCTCACGTAGGGTAGGCGGATGCTCTCACCCGAGGATCTCGCCGCCCGTACCGAACGAGCGACCCGCGCCGCGGCCGACGCGGCGCGGGAACTCGGCGTGGTGGTCACCGAGCCCAGGGTCATCTACGACGTGTTCTCCGTCGTGGTGGTCCTCGACCCTTCACCGGTGATCGCCAGGGTGCCGACCGTGCTGCCGCGGTCGGTCACGCCGGAGCAGCAGAAGTCCTTCCAGCGCAACGAACTCGACGTCACCCGGTGGCTGGCCGGGCGCGGCGAGCCGACCGTGGTGCCGAGTCCGCTGGTGCCCGCCGAGCCGGTGCAGCGCGACGGGTTCGGCATCACCTTCTGGGAGCTGATCGAAGGCGTCACCGAGCCCGAACTGGAGACCGGCCCGCGGTTCGCGCTCACCGCGCGGCTGCACTCGGTGCTCCGCGAGTACCCCGGCGATCCGGGGTTCCTGGCGATGATGGACGGCTTCCTCGACGACGCGCTGGAGCAGCTGGACGGCCGCGCCGACCTGCTGCCGCCCGAGGACCTGGACCGGGCGCGCCGGGAGTGGGCGGTGTTCGCCCCGCTGCTCGCCTCGGAGGAGGCCTTCCTGGCCGAGTTCCCGGACGCCGACCTGCAGGTGGTGCACGGTGACGCGCCGTACTACAACCTGATCGAGACACCCGGCCGGGTGTACTTCTCGGACTTCGAGCACGTCACCCGCGGGCCGGTCGAATGGGACCTCGCCGCGATCGGGGACGAGGGCGTCGCCGCCTACGACGCCGAAGCCGCCAAGTTCGGCCTGCGACCGGTCGACCCGCGGTTGCTGCGGGTCATGGAAGCCCTGCGCAACCTGCAGATCGTCGGCTGCCTGCCGATGGTGCCGGAGCTGCCGCTGCTGGCCGACGGGCTCAAACCGGTGATCGAGCACTGGCGGTCCACCGAGTTCGCCGGCGGGCTCGGCTGACCGTTCCGTTCAAGACCGGCGCGCGACACTCGGAGCATGACCACCACCTCCGAATTCATCGCCACCCGGGCCAGGCTGCTCGACCGGCGCCGGTACGAACTGCTCTTCGAAGGCGGCTCGGCGGACGTGGCACTGGCCGCGCTGGCCGGCTACCGCAATCCGGACGGCGGCTACGGTTCCGGCCTGGAGCCCGACCTGCGGTCGCGGACCAGCCAGCCGGTGAGCGCGCTGCACGCCTTCGAAGTGTTCGAGGAGACCGGATCCGCGCCCGAGGCGCACGGCCTGTGCGACTGGCTCGACTCGATCACCCTGGCCGACGGCGGGTTGCCGTTCGCCCTGCCGCTCGACGATCCGGCGGGCTGCGCGCCGTTCTTCCTCTCCGCCGATCCCACCGAGTCCTCTTTGCACATGACCGCCATGCTCGCCGGGATCGCACACCGCGTCGCGCGGCACGACCCGAAACTGCGCGAGCACCCCTGGCTCACCACCGCGACGGAGTACTCGCTGCGGCGGATCCGGGAGCTCGACGGCGCCGGGCACGCGCTGGAATTCCGGTACTCGCTGCAGTTCCTCGCGGCGATCTCGGCGGAGGACGAGCTGAAGCGGCTCGGCGCCTTCATCCCGGCCACCGGCTCGCTGGCGGTCGAAGGCGGTACCGAGGGCGAGGCGATGCGCCCGCTCGACTTCGCGCCGGAACCCGGGCCGCTGCGGCAGTTCTTCCCGGCCGAGGTGATCGAGGCGGAACTCGACGAGCTCGAAGCGTCGCGGTTGCCGGACGGTGGCTGGGCGGTCGACTGGAACAGCTTCTCCACGGCGGGCACCCACGAATGGTTCGGCTGGGCGACCGTCCGGGCGGCCAAGATCCTGCGGGCCAACGGGCGCGGAAAATAGGTTTCGCCACCGCGGCGGCGGGTGCCACGGTGGCCCGATGACCGATCGCACGTTGATCAACTTCTTCTACGCGCATCCGATCGGGCACGCGGTGGAGGCGCTGTACTACGCGAACGGCCATCACGCGGCGCGGCCGGACCGGGAGATCGCGGTGGTGCTCAACGCGACCACCGCGGTGGAGTTCGCCGACTACTGCCCGTTCGTCTCGGCGAAGTACGCGATGGATCATTCCTTTGTGGACCCCGACCCCGACTCCGCGGCCCGGCTGGCGGCGCTGCCGCGCGAATGGGACCACGTGATCGAGGATTCCCGGCGGTACCAGGACTTCCAGCTGCAGATGTTCCCTGGCATGCGCGACTACTACGCCGCGGCCGACGAACACCTGATCGCGCGCACGAAGCGCACCTTCGTCGGCGACCGGCGGGTCGGGTACCTGCCCCGGCAGCACCTGCGCTTCGAACTCCCCGAGGCGGTGCGCCGCGAGCGACGGCCCCGGATCGCGGTGCTGCCGAGCGGATCGAGCGAGCCGGAGCTGTACCCGTCGGCCGGTTCGTGGCTGCTGATCCTGGACGCGCTGGCCGAGGCGCATCCCGAGGCGGAGATCGTGCTGCTCGGCAAGACCCGGTACGACGGGCGGACCACCTCGGGCTTCGGGGAGCGCGGCCTTCGGGAACTGCTCGCGCACCGGTCGAACCCGGTGAACGCGGTCGATGTCCCGCTGGTCGAACAACTGGCCCTGGTCCAAGCGAGTGATGTTTTCGTCTCGCCGCATACCGGGTTCGGCATGGCCGTGCTGGCCGTTGGCACGCCGTGGCTGACGATCTCCGGCGGACGCTGGTTCGAGTACTTCTTCACCGGGGTCCCGTTCCGTTCGGTCATCCCGGACACCGGGCGTTTTCCCAGCTACAGCCAGTTCGACCCGGCCGTGGTGACCGAGGACGACGAGGGCCCGCGGACCCCGTCGATGAGCCGGGCCCGCATCGAAGGCGACCTCGATCGCATCGTCGGCGCGGCCGGGGAACTGATCCGCGGCGAGGTGGGGTACGAGCAGGCCCTGCGCGAGTACTTCCCGGCGTTGCTCGCCGCGCACGGCGGGGACGCTTCGGGACTCTGGTCCATCGATGGCGTACACCTGGACTACCTCGGTTAGCATGCCGGAGGCTTGGGAGCGCTCCCAATCCTCCATCCCTGCAGACGAGGAGCGACGATGCGTTCGTCATTCGGGAAAGCGCTTTCAGTACTCGCCCTGCTCGCCGCGCTGATCCCCGCCGTACCCGCTTCCGCCGCCGGTCCGCTGGCCGACTGCGGCACCGGGTCGTTCCACGCGGAGGCGGTGAACAACGGCGGCACCTGGACCGTCCGGAACGGCGGCAACACCGTCTACACCGGCACGAGCCTGCTTTCGGCGTTGCAGTCGGCGGCGGGCAGCCTCACCGCCGGGCGCACGTGGAAGGAACGGATCGTGGTCCGCGGTTCGGGCTCGATGAGCGCGGGCAGCCGGTTCTCCGTGCCCAGCTACACCGTGCTGGACGTGTGCGGCACGATCAACGTGACCGGGTCCGGTTCCGGCGACCAGGCCCCGGTCTACGCGAGGAACGCGCGTGACATCGAGGTCCAGCACCTGAACCTGACCGGTTCGCCGCTCTACGGCATCTTCCTGCGGAACGTCGAGAACGTGATCCTCGGCCAGCTCGACCTCCGGCTGTCCGGCGGGCTCGGCGTGCGCATCGACAACCGCGGCGACACCTCGCGCTGGACCAGGAACGTGCGCATCGACTACGTCTACGTCCAGGGGTCGAGCACGCACGGCGTGGAGACCTACGGCGTGGACGGGCTCACCGTCGGCACCGTGGTCGCGCGGAACACCGGCGGTTCCGGCCTGCTGCTCAACGAAACCATCAACGCGACGGTGACCAAGGTGGACGGCAGCGGCGCGGGCACCGGCACCGGGTACGCGGCGTTCCGCACGGCGAACCGCAACGGCCGCATCGGCAACTCCTACCCGGTCAACATCCGCGTCGGCGAGGTGATCGCGCGCGGTGGCGGGCGCGGCGTCTTCTGCGTGTCGGAGAGCGGCGGCATGGTGATCGACCGGCTGGACATCGCGCAGACCGGCAGCAACGCGATCCTGCTGGAGAACTGCTACAACGTGAACCTGGCGGCGCAGAGCGGAAAGGTGGCCGGCCCCGGCGACATCCGGCTCGCCTCGCGCACGGAGTTCCCGGTGACCTCGGACGTCACGGTGCGGAACCTGACCGTGACGAACTCCGCGATCACCGAGAACCCGTGTGGCACCAACACGAACTTCGTGAACAACACGCTGGTGAACAGTCCGCAGAACGTCTGCTAACCGAGCGCTGCGGTCACTGCCGGGTACCAGCGGCTTTCGATCTTCTGGATGCCGCTGGTTCCGTTCGGGTGCACCCCGTCGTAGGTGTCGGTGGCCGGGTTGAAGCCGGTCCACTGGTCGACCACGGTGATCGGGGAGCGCGTGGTGCTGTTCGCCTGCGCCCACCCGGGGATCGCGGCGTTCAGGTCGATCACGCGTTGCGCGCAGGCACCGCAGTTGGCCGGTGCCATCGGGATGATCTTCGCGACGAGCAGCTCGGTGTCCGGGTTGTTCGCGCGCATCTGGCCGAGCAGCTTGCTGAACGCGCCGAGAATGGCCGACGGGCTCTGGTTGTTCCAGACGTCGTTGGTGCCCAGGTGCATCAGCACGATGTCCGGATCGGTGGCGGCCAGCCAGCCCGGCAGCAGGTTCTGGTTGGCGATGCCGGTGGCGAGATAACCGCCGTGGCCCTCGTTCTCGCCGTCGTAGGAGAAACCGCAGCCCTGGGCGGGCAGCGTGCCGACGAAGTCGACGGCGGTGTGGCCGGTCTGCTGGAGGTGCTGCCAGAGCAGCGCGCGCCAGCAGCCCGGCGAACCGGTGATCGAGTCGCCGAGCGGCATGATGCGGGCGGGGGCCTGCGCGGTGGCGGTCACCGGGAACAGGAGCGCGGTGAGCAGGGCGATCAGGGCGAGCAGGGAGCGGTGCATCGGACCTCCAGGGGCCGGGAGCGCTCCCAGTAGGTTAACGCCGCGGCTCTGGCTTGACCAGCGTCCAACCGAAGGCCAGGCAGGCCGCGGCGAACAGGACGATCGGCGGCACGGGCAGCAACCACGCCGACAAGCCCAGTGCGACGAGCGACGCGACCAGGGCGAGCCCGGCCAGCTTCCGGGTGACCTCCGGCACGAGCAGGCACAGCGCCCCGGCGAAGAGGAGTGCCACGCCCATCACGAGCGACATGCCCAGGTCGAGGTCGGCCAGGCTGCGCTTCAGTCCGAGCAGTTCGATCCCGTGCTCGCGCATCGCCGCCATCGCGCGACTCGACTCCGGCGTTTCGGGCCGGGAAGCCACCAGTGCCGCCGTCGCCAGGTGACCGGCACCGGTCGCGATCCACGCCCAGGCTCCCACGCGGAACCACTTCGTTCGTTCATACACAGGTGTATGTTCTATCCATACAGTTGTGTATGTCAACGAAGATCAAGGGTCAGTTGCTCGATGAAGTGCTTGAGCCCCGCCCGGCCGCGGGCACCGTCCACAGTGACCTCCGGGACCACGTCGCCGGCCGCCCGCCGCAGGTCCGACCAGCCCAGGTAGGCCGAGTAGGCGAAGACCGCCTGCCGCCGCGCGACGGCGGGGGTCAGGCCCAGCTCGCCGTAGAGCGAAGCCAGGTAGGAGATCCGCCGGTCGATCACCCGCTTCAGCACCGGGGCCACGGCCGGGTGCGCGGCCTGTGCCATCAACGCCGGTTCCAGCCCGGCGATCACCTCGGTGCCCAGCGCCGCCAGGAAACCGGCGCGCAGCTTCTCCCTCGGGTCGTCGAGCTGCGCCAGGTCGGTGATCAGCGCGGCCGTGGTCCGCTCTTCCCACGCCTCCATCGCCGCCACGAGCAACGCCGAACGGTCCTTGAAGTGCCAGTAGAAGCTGCCGCGGGTGATGCCGAGCTCCCCGGCGAGCGCGTCGACGGAGACGGCGGCCACGCCACCGTTGGCCAGTGCGCGCAGGGCCGCCGTCGTCCAGTCGTCGCGGGTCAGTCGTCCTCTCGCCATGGTCCGAACAGTAGTGTCAGCCGATTCCCCAGAACGCACTGATCCGCGCCGCCGCGCAGAGGTTCACGTCGAGGAGGTACGCGCCGGCGGTCCCGCACGGCGGGTCGACCGGCTGGCCGTGCCCCATGCCGGTGATCGAGTACGTCTCGACCACGGCCCGGCCGCCGCCGTCGCGGTAGACCGCGTGCGGGTAGCCCGCCACCGAGCCGGTTTCGCTCGGGGTGGTGGAGATCCCGTGCACGTTCGTCCATTGGTCGCCCAACTCGCGCTGGTTCGCCGCGGCGACCGTGTAGTCGGCCGTGCCCTGCCAGAGGCTGACCACCGGCCACGGGCCCTGGTGCCCGCTCGCCGCGCGGACGCTGTCACCCCACGCCGCGGGCGTCTTGTCCTTGCCGGGGTTCATGCAGGAGAACGCGTCCACCATGGTGGTGGCGCAGCCCTGGGGGAGTCCGGCGACCACGGCCCCGCCGGCGAACACGTCCGGATAGGCCGCGAGCAGCACCGAGGTCATGCCGCCACCGGCGGACAACCCGGTCGCGTACGCCTGGGTGCCACCGGTGTCGGCCTGCGTGCGCCGGACCATCTGCGCGATCGACTCGGCCTCACCCGAGCCGCGGGTGACGTCCCCGGACTGGAACCAGTTGAAGCACTTGTTGAGGTTGTTGCCTGACTGCTGTTCCGGCAGGACCAGGCTGAACCGGCCGCTGTCGGCCAGCGCGCGCCAGCCGGTTTGCTCCCCGTAGGCGGGCGCGTTCTGCGTACACCCGTGCATGGCGACCACGACGGGTCGTCCGGCGGGTAGTCCGTCCGGTACGTACCGGAACATCTTGAGTGCCCCGGGATTGCTCCCGAAGCCGGTCACTTCCACGATGTTCGCCGCCGAAGCCGGGGTGGTTCCCGTCAGCAGCGCTGCCAGCAGGGTCAAGGCGATCGTCAGCGTTCGCATCTTTTCCACGGTATGCAGCGGCATCCGGTGAACCGACGGTCTGGTGCACACAATCGGGCCGGGCACTGTGTGGGCCGCCGACATGGTCGTGCCGCGCCGCGCGGCCTACGTTCACCGGATGCTGTCGAAACTCGCGCTGGCCGGCGCCCTCCTGGCCACGGTACTGCTACCCAGCACCGCCGGGGCGACGGTGCCCGGCACCGCTGGGGCGGCGGGTGGCTGCATGGCGCCGTGGGTGCCGGGCGCGGCGAAGCAGGTCAGCGCCTGCCTCGCCGACCTCACCACCGCCGGCACCGTCGAGTCGGGACACACCGTGCCCACCGACTGGGCCGGGCTCACCTCGGCCGGGCTGCCAAGGCCGGGCGCGGTGCCGGGCGTCCAGATCGACGGCTACTTCCCGGATTCCTCCACCACGAACAACCACCACGGCTGGGCGCACGACGCGCAGTTCGTGCTGCGGTTGCCGGTGCGGTGGAACGGCGGGCTGGTGATCGCCGGTTCGCCGGGCAACCGCGCGCAGTACGCCAACGACCGCGCGATCGCCGACCACGTGCTGGCCGCCGGGTACGCCTACGCCGCCACCGACAAGGGCAACACCGGCCTGGAGTTCTTCACCGACGGCGTCCGGCCGGGCGACGCCGTGGCGGAGTGGAACCACCGGGTGACCCAGCTGACCGTCGCGGCGAAGGCGGCGGTGGCGCAGCGGTACGGCCGGTTTCCACAAAGGACGTTGATGGCGGGCATCTCCAACGGTGGTTACCTGGTGCGGTGGCAACTGGAGAACCGGGCGTGGCTCTACGACGGCGGGGTGGACTGGGAGGGCACGCTCTGGACCGGTGAAGGCCCGAACCTGTTCACCTTCCTGCCCGCCGCGGTGCGCAATTACCCGGCCTATTCCGCGGGTTCGGCCGAGGCGCGGCAAGCCATTATCGACGCCGGTTTCCCGGCTGGTTCGGAATTTCTCTGGCCCTATCACGATCAGGTCTACTGGGGGCTGACCCAGCGCATCTACCGCACGGAATTCGACCCGGAATACGGCGGCGCGGACGCCGATTACGACTACGCGGGGCGGCCGAGGGCGGTGCACCGGGCGGTGGAACGGGTGGCGCTGACCGGGCGGATCGGCAAGCCGCTGATCACCCTGCACGGCACGCTGGACGCCCTGCTGCCGATCAGCCGGGACTCCGACGTCTACGCCGGGATGACCGAGGGGCGGCCGCACCGCTACTACCGCATCACCGACGGCACCCACGCCGATGCCCTGTACGACGTGTACCCGGAGCGCCTGCGGCCGATCGGGCCGTGCTTCCTGCGCGCCTTCGAGACGATGGGGAAGTGGCTCGACGGCCACCGGCCGCCGCCTTCGAAGACGGTGCCGCGCCCCGAAGGCATCGACCCAGCCACCACCTGCGAGTTGTAACCCCCGGCGGCGCGGCGACCCGGCGGCGGGTGGTTGGGTGGCCTGGGACCAGGCCCGATCGGGCCGACTGCTGGCCTGCGACCTGTGCCCGGGCAGCCACGGGTCACCCGCGAGCGATGGCCGGGAACAACTCGGCGGCCGCCGGATACCAGTGAGCAGGGCGACCCGGCGGCTACCGAACACCGGCGAGCGGGCTCTACCTGGTGGCTGCCGCACCCACGAGCAGGCTCTGCGTGGTGGCTACCAGGCCCCCCGACATCGGCGAACCGCGGCCCTACCCGGCGGCGACGGCCTCCTCCAGCCCCTTCACCGCGAGCCGGTCGGCGCGTTCGTTTTCCGGGTGGCCCGCGTGTCCCTTGACCCAGTGCCACTCCACCTGGTGCCGCGCCGCGGCCTGCTCCAGGCGCTGCCACAGGTCGGCGTTCTTCACCGGCGTCTTCCCCGACGTCTGCCACCCGTTGGTCTTCCAGCGCGGCAGCCACGACGTGATCCCGTTGCGAACATACGTGCTGTCGGTGTACAGCCGGACCTCGACCGGGCGCTTGAGGCTCTCCAGCGCCTGGATCGGCGCGGTCAGCTCCATCCGGTTGTTCGTCGTCTCGGCGACCTGACCGCCGTAGAGCTCCTTCTCGTGCGTGCCGTACCGCAGGACCGCGCCCCAGCCACCCGGACCGGGATTGCCGCTGCACGCACCGTCGGTGTAGATCTCCACGATCCGCTCTGTCACGCCGGTACCCTACCTCCCCCGATCGAGTAGGCCCGGTTCGACCTATCGAGATGTGGAAAAGGCCAAAACTCTGTGCTTTTCTCGAACAGAACGCACACCGGAACAAACCCCGACAGGACTGGTGGATCGTTTTGTCCGAATATCACTGGATACCCCACGGCCGGGAAATCGACGGGCTGAGATCCTCGATCAGCGGTATTCGCGCGGAGGTCACCGGCCACCGGATCTACCGCCTGCTGCGCGACCGCACCGACGTGACCACCTTCATGGCGCACCACGTCTTCGCGGTCTGGGACTTCATGTCACTGCTCAAAGCCCTGCAGGGCAGGCTGACCTGCGTGCGCGTGCCGTGGATCCCCCGCGACGCACCGCTGAGCGCGCGGCTGATCAACGAAATCGTGCTGGTCGAAGAAAGTGACGCGGTCGAATCCGGGTTCACCAGCCATTTCGAGCTGTACCGCCAGTCGATGGCGGCGGCCGGGGCGGACACCGCGCCGATCGACGAGTTCCTCGGTCTGCTGCGCAGCGGCATCCCGGTCCCGCGGGCCTTGGTCACCGCGGGTGTGCCGGACGCCGCCGCGGAGTTCGTGCGCACCACCTGGTCGCTGATCAGCGAGGGCACCGTGCACCAGCAGGCGGCGGCCTTCGCCTTCGGCCGCGAGGACCTCGTCCCGGCGATGTTCGCCCAGGTCGCCGCCGAGGAGGAGCGGCTGGCGCTGTTCCGCCTCTACCTCGAACGCCACGTCGGCGCCGACGGGGAGCGACACGGCCCGACGGCCCTGCACATGCTCACCGAGCTGTGCGGTGCCGACGAGCTGAAGTGGCGGGAATGCCTCGACACCGTGCACGAGGTGCTGCGGGCGAGGCTGGCCCTGTGGGACGGCATCTGCGCGGCGCTCGACCGGCGCCTCGCACCCACCTGATCGACGGGTGCGCGGGGCCGCCGACCCCGCGCACCCGGAAAGGCCGTTCACCCGAAGGTGGGAACGCCCTGCGTCAGGTCCACCGTCCGGTGCCCGGGGTCTCGGCGCAGCCGGTGAGCATGGTCAGCAACGCGAGCCGCCGGACCTGCCCGGTGCCGGTGCGCGGGATCTCCTCCCAGGTCAGCACGCGCGGCGGCTGGAGCTCGGGCAGGTCGTGCACCGCGCCGGTCCACTCCGCCGCGTCGA
It encodes:
- the xylA gene encoding xylose isomerase → MTQAPTREDKFSFGLWTVGWPANDMFGPASRAPLDAVEAVHRLSDLGAWGITFHDDDLIPFGSADDERDRRIKRFQAALAETGMVVPTVTTNLFSHPVFKDGALTSNDRSVRRFALRKVMRNMELAAELGASTYVLWGGREGSETEAAKDVKAAMDRYREGVDFLAQYVLDQNLGLRLALEPKPNEPRGDILLPTIGHALAFISTLQNHEIVGVNPEVGHEQMAGLNVVHGFGQALWQGKLFHIDLNGQRGPRFDQDLVFGHGDVLPSFFLVDLLEHGGYDGPRHFDYKPLRTENMDGVWESAAANMRSYLIFAERSRAFRADPEVQEALAASLVPELAVPTLNDGETAADLLADRSSFEDFDADKAAERNYGFVRLAQLALDHLTGAR
- a CDS encoding phosphotransferase family protein — protein: MLSPEDLAARTERATRAAADAARELGVVVTEPRVIYDVFSVVVVLDPSPVIARVPTVLPRSVTPEQQKSFQRNELDVTRWLAGRGEPTVVPSPLVPAEPVQRDGFGITFWELIEGVTEPELETGPRFALTARLHSVLREYPGDPGFLAMMDGFLDDALEQLDGRADLLPPEDLDRARREWAVFAPLLASEEAFLAEFPDADLQVVHGDAPYYNLIETPGRVYFSDFEHVTRGPVEWDLAAIGDEGVAAYDAEAAKFGLRPVDPRLLRVMEALRNLQIVGCLPMVPELPLLADGLKPVIEHWRSTEFAGGLG
- a CDS encoding SGNH/GDSL hydrolase family protein → MHRSLLALIALLTALLFPVTATAQAPARIMPLGDSITGSPGCWRALLWQHLQQTGHTAVDFVGTLPAQGCGFSYDGENEGHGGYLATGIANQNLLPGWLAATDPDIVLMHLGTNDVWNNQSPSAILGAFSKLLGQMRANNPDTELLVAKIIPMAPANCGACAQRVIDLNAAIPGWAQANSTTRSPITVVDQWTGFNPATDTYDGVHPNGTSGIQKIESRWYPAVTAALG
- a CDS encoding TetR/AcrR family transcriptional regulator, translated to MARGRLTRDDWTTAALRALANGGVAAVSVDALAGELGITRGSFYWHFKDRSALLVAAMEAWEERTTAALITDLAQLDDPREKLRAGFLAALGTEVIAGLEPALMAQAAHPAVAPVLKRVIDRRISYLASLYGELGLTPAVARRQAVFAYSAYLGWSDLRRAAGDVVPEVTVDGARGRAGLKHFIEQLTLDLR
- a CDS encoding PHB depolymerase family esterase; this encodes MRTLTIALTLLAALLTGTTPASAANIVEVTGFGSNPGALKMFRYVPDGLPAGRPVVVAMHGCTQNAPAYGEQTGWRALADSGRFSLVLPEQQSGNNLNKCFNWFQSGDVTRGSGEAESIAQMVRRTQADTGGTQAYATGLSAGGGMTSVLLAAYPDVFAGGAVVAGLPQGCATTMVDAFSCMNPGKDKTPAAWGDSVRAASGHQGPWPVVSLWQGTADYTVAAANQRELGDQWTNVHGISTTPSETGSVAGYPHAVYRDGGGRAVVETYSITGMGHGQPVDPPCGTAGAYLLDVNLCAAARISAFWGIG
- a CDS encoding tannase/feruloyl esterase family alpha/beta hydrolase codes for the protein MAPWVPGAAKQVSACLADLTTAGTVESGHTVPTDWAGLTSAGLPRPGAVPGVQIDGYFPDSSTTNNHHGWAHDAQFVLRLPVRWNGGLVIAGSPGNRAQYANDRAIADHVLAAGYAYAATDKGNTGLEFFTDGVRPGDAVAEWNHRVTQLTVAAKAAVAQRYGRFPQRTLMAGISNGGYLVRWQLENRAWLYDGGVDWEGTLWTGEGPNLFTFLPAAVRNYPAYSAGSAEARQAIIDAGFPAGSEFLWPYHDQVYWGLTQRIYRTEFDPEYGGADADYDYAGRPRAVHRAVERVALTGRIGKPLITLHGTLDALLPISRDSDVYAGMTEGRPHRYYRITDGTHADALYDVYPERLRPIGPCFLRAFETMGKWLDGHRPPPSKTVPRPEGIDPATTCEL
- the rnhA gene encoding ribonuclease HI; amino-acid sequence: MTERIVEIYTDGACSGNPGPGGWGAVLRYGTHEKELYGGQVAETTNNRMELTAPIQALESLKRPVEVRLYTDSTYVRNGITSWLPRWKTNGWQTSGKTPVKNADLWQRLEQAAARHQVEWHWVKGHAGHPENERADRLAVKGLEEAVAAG
- a CDS encoding DUF3050 domain-containing protein; protein product: MSEYHWIPHGREIDGLRSSISGIRAEVTGHRIYRLLRDRTDVTTFMAHHVFAVWDFMSLLKALQGRLTCVRVPWIPRDAPLSARLINEIVLVEESDAVESGFTSHFELYRQSMAAAGADTAPIDEFLGLLRSGIPVPRALVTAGVPDAAAEFVRTTWSLISEGTVHQQAAAFAFGREDLVPAMFAQVAAEEERLALFRLYLERHVGADGERHGPTALHMLTELCGADELKWRECLDTVHEVLRARLALWDGICAALDRRLAPT